Proteins from a genomic interval of Anas platyrhynchos isolate ZD024472 breed Pekin duck chromosome 4, IASCAAS_PekinDuck_T2T, whole genome shotgun sequence:
- the MAN2B2 gene encoding epididymis-specific alpha-mannosidase isoform X2: MIRFYSCQRLQFVWQGSPSLSESQQIFTHVMDQYSYCTPSQLPFSNRSGFYWNGFAVFPDPPKDGVYPNMSLPVTDTNIHPYAQAMVANIKERAAWFRTSDVLWPWGCDKQFFNASVQYSNMDLLLDYINKHSDEFGVTVQYATVSDYFQAVHSKNLTWEIRDSQDFLPYSTEPFQAWTGFYTSRSTLKGVARRASSLLYAGESFFTQYVRQHPESSICKCGALKQLQSLRWAVSEVQHHDGITGTESPKVKNMYMDNLMYGMFNVKKLMASLIFDMNNAKKNGDVYSSVYSKDSGKPGTTDIDQYVIVYNPLAWNITTFVTVSVSHSSMNVYDELGNFVPAQIQSSAESHSTYDLYILVEISGLSYKKYIVKPSNGKRSVFIGKSVKYQRKDATRGVQQSPDLLPVVNDCYQIMFDRSNNLMHSITDRETNETVQLTQEFLEYHVNGDVMKGPISDNYLFAPNSSAVPVSKAVEMEIVFGNLVTEIRQYFYSNITAQYYIYAMYTRLYLVPEGYDGKLLCHKIEQEYSVGPLEVNREAILRTSTNLSTGQLLYTDDNGYQIQERPFKTYVNNTAARNYYPMVQTAYIEDNATRLTLLAERAHGVSSQGNGQMEVMLHRRLWNNLQWDLNFNLTLNDSSVVHPVFWLILGTKSATTILYRTSQQALEHRPIVMFGQFSGDKPELPRQLQQKSVHSSPVTVPPNLHVQTLSIPGWRYSSNHTEQVHSIRMGKQKQGDADFSRVLLRIRHLYEVGEDPVLSQPVTVNLKSLLKGLGSVKSVEERSLTGTWDINTLKRWKWKTAQNPSKGFSNSRNISEEYIVTVHPKEIRTFFVYFQDQ; the protein is encoded by the exons agaCTCCAGTTCGTATGGCAGGGCTCTCCTTCTTTATCTGAAAGTCAGCAGATCTTCACCCATGTAATGGATCAGTACAGCTACTGTACCCCATCGCAACTACCTTTTTCAAACAG ATCAGGGTTTTATTGGAATGGATTTGCAGTATTCCCAGATCCACCAAAAGACGGTGTTTATCCAAACATGAGTCTCCCTGTTACAGATACCAACATCCACCCTTATGCACAGGCCATGGTGGCAAACATTAAGGAGAGGGCGGCCTGGTTCCGAACAAGCGATGTTTTGTGGCCATGG gGCTGTGACAAACAGTTCTTTAATGCATCTGTTCAGTACTCCAACATGGACCTGTTGCTGGATTACATTAACAAGCATTCTGATGAGTTTGGAGTGACCGTCCAGTATGCCACTGTCAGTGATTACTTCCAAGCAGTTCATAGCAAAAATCTCACATGGGAAATCAGGGATTCTCAAGACTTTCTTCCATATTCAACAG AGCCATTTCAAGCATGGACTGGGTTTTATACTTCTCGAAGCACGTTAAAAGGAGTTGCAAGGAGAGCAAGTTCACTACTTTATGCTGGAGAGTCCTTTTTCACACAGTATGTCCGGCAACACCCAGAAAGTTCTATTTGCAAATGTGGAGCCCTAAAGCAACTTCAGAGTCTGAGATGGGCAGTTTCAGAG GTCCAGCACCATGATGGCATAACAGGCACAGAGTCTCCCAAGGTGAAGAACATGTACATGGATAATTTAATGTACGGAATGTTCAACGTAAAGAAGCTAATGGCTTCCCTGATCTTTGACATGAACAACGCTAAGAAAAATGGAGACGTCTATTCTTCTGTTTACAGTAAAGACTCAGGAAAACCAG GTACTACGGATATTGACCAGTATGTTATTGTCTATAATCCACTGGCATGGAACATCACCACCTTTGTCACTGTCTCTGTCAGCCACTCATCAATGAATGTATATGATGAACTGGGAAACTTTGTACCGGCACAg ATTCAAAGTTCAGCAGAGTCCCATTCTACGTATGACCTGTATATTCTAGTTGAAATAAGTGGTTTGAGctacaaaaaatatattgttaagCCCTCGAATGGCAAGCGATCCGTATTTATTGGAAAATCGGTTAAATACCAGCGGAAAGATGCAACACGTGGGGTTCAACAAAGCCCAGATCTGCTTCCTGTGGTTAACGACTGCTACCAGATCATGTTTGACCGAAGCAATAATCTAATGCATAGCATTACAGACAG GGAGACTAACGAGACTGTCCAGCTGACCCAGGAGTTCCTTGAGTACCACGTGAATGGAGACGTGATGAAAGGACCCATTTCAGATAACTACTTATTTGCCCCAAATTCTTCTGCTGTTCCAGTATCAAAAGCAGTGGAAATGGAAATAGTTTTTGGCAACTTAGTGACAGAGATACGGCAATATTTCTACAG TAACATTACTGCCCAGTATTATATATATGCCATGTATACCAGGCTGTATTTGGTACCAGAAGGCTATGATGGGAAGCTGCTTTGCCATAAGATAGAGCAAGAATACAGTGTTGGGCCTTTGGAAGTAAATCGTGAGGCAATTCTAAGAACCAGCACAAATTTGAGCACTGGACAGCTACTCTACACTGATGACAATGGATATCAGATTCAGGAAAGACCATTCAAGACATATGTGAATAACACAGCAGCTCGG AACTATTATCCTATGGTCCAGACTGCCTACATCGAAGACAATGCTACAAGACTGACTCTGCTTGCAGAACGAGCTCATGGTGTCTCAAGTCAAGGGAATGGACAAATGGAG GTGATGCTTCACAGAAGATTGTGGAACAACCTTCAGTGGGACCTGAATTTCAACCTCACTTTGAATGACTCTTCAGTGGTTCAtcctgtgttttggcttattttaGGAACCAAGTCTGCCACCACTATTTTGTATCGGACAAGCCAGCAGGCTTTAGAACACAGGCCAATTGTAATGTTTGGACAATTTTCAG GAGATAAACCAGAGCTACCCAGACAACTTCAGCAGAAATCAGTCCACAGTTCTCCTGTAACTGTCCCACCCAATCTTCATGTCCAGACCCTGAGCATTCCAGGGTGGAGATACAGCTCTAATCATACAGAGCAGGTCCACAGCATTCGCATGG GTAAACAGAAACAAGGTGATGCAGACTTCAGTCGTGTCCTGCTAAGAATTAGGCACCTGTATGAAGTTGGAGAGGATCCTGTGCTGTCTCAACCTGTAACAGTGAATTTGAAG TCTTTGCTGAAGGGATTAGGATCAGTGAAGTCAGTGGAAGAGCGATCACTCACTGGCACCTGGGACATAAACACTTTGAAGCGGTGGAAGTGGAAGACTGCACAAAATCCAAGCAAAG GATTCTCCAACAGTAGAAACATATCAGAAGAATACATAGTGACTGTTCACCCAAAGGAAATAAGAACTTTCTTTGTATACTTTCAAGATCAATAA